Sequence from the Malaciobacter pacificus genome:
ATTACCCTCAAATGCAATTATAAAATCTGCTTCATTAAATCTTTACCCAATTAATAGAGTTTCTACAACTATTGAAAAGTATGGTGAATGGAATGTTGGAATAGTAAATCAAGATACAATGGGTGACATTACAAGTTATGAAGATGTTGAAAATATGCAAATTGTAAAATATATAGGAAGACCTACTGAATCACACCAATTAACACAAGGAATATGGCGAAATTGGACATTATCTGGAATTGAATGTAAAAGTTTAAAAGATAATATTAGAAATAATATAATTGTATTTAGAATAGAAGGTCCTAAAGAGTTAAAAGTTGGTAGAAATAGACAAATGATGCAATGGGATATAGGTTATGGAAAATTTGGTTTTGGTTTAAATTATAGACCAAGGTTAGAATTAACATATACAATAGAACCAACAATTACAACTTTGTATCCAAAAGAGATAAATACAATTAGTAAAAATGAACATAAAGAGAATATTGCTATTTCAGGTTTTGATAAAAATGGTTCTAAAATTTATTCATCTTTTGAATTTAACTTATCTTCTTTACCCCCATATAATGACACAATGATAACAAAAGCATATTTTGAACTTAACTCTACAAAAATTTATATAAAAGATGATATTCGATTTCATTTAGAGTTTATAGATTCAAATATAGATAAAGATTATAATAAAATTGCAAATAGAGAGATTTTGCAAAATATTGGATATGATGTTAGTGCAATTGAGTTAAAAAATAATCAAACTCAATACTTTTTATTTGATTCATTTTCAGAAAGAATGTTAAATGAAAAACTAAATGAAAAAGCTGATATATCATTTATTCTGAACCCTACATCTTCAAAAAAAGGAATAAAAGACAAAAAAGTATCTTGGGAGATAAAAAACCAGACTTTAAGTCCAAAACTAATCATTGAACACATTCCAAAAAGAAGGTTTCCATTAAAAAGTGTTACAAATCTTAAAACAATTGTTGAAAATGGAAAAATAAAACTTACATGGAAAAATCCATCTAATAACTCTCTAGTTGGAGTAAAAGTAATTAAAAATCCTCATAGAAAACCTATAAATCATCAAGATGGAACAAAAATATATGCAGGGAAAGATGACTATACATTTGATGACTTTGGGGCAAAAGATATAAATAAATATTATGCTGTATTTACATATGATAATGTTCCAAACTATTCTGAAGCTACTATAGTTGAATATAAAGCTAAATAATTAGCTTTATATTTAACCTTGCATTTTTTTACTTCACAAGTTATAATATTTTAAAATCAAACTAAGGATAAATAATGATTTTAAAATTCAAAGAATTTTACCCACAAATCCATCCTACAGCTTGGATTGCACCAAGTGCTGATGTAGTTGGTAATGTAACTATTGGAGAAAACTCTTCAGTTTGGTATGGTTGTGTAATTAGAAGTGATGTTAATAAAGTAATTATTGGTAAAAACACAAATGTTCAAGATTTATCATGTATTCATACAGATGTTGATTCTCAAACAATTTTAGGTGATAATGTAACTATTGGACATAAAGTTATGCTTCATGGATGTATTGTTGAAGACAATTGTCTAATTGGTATGAGTGCAACTGTTTTAGATAATGCTGTTATTGGAGAAGGAAGTATAGTTGGTGCTAATTCACTTGTAACTGCTGGAAAAGTATTTCCACCTCAAAGTTTAATTATGGGAAGCCCTGCAAAAGTTGTTAAAACTCTAACTGATGAAGATAGAGAAAAATTAATCAAACATGCAGGGCATTATGTAGATTATAAAAACGAATATAGTTAATGAATAATAGGTTTAAAACCTATTATTTACAACTATTGTAAGCATCTTCTAATTTTGAATATAAATCATCAAAACTAACATCATCCATTTTTTCTAAGATATCTACCATCACAACATTATCTTCTTTACCATTCCACTGTTTTATATAAGTTCCCTCTTTATATCCATGGTCTTGTCTAAATTGATTTAAACAATTTTTACCAATATATAATTTTTGTAACCACATAAATGACAATCCAGAAATTTTACAACATCTAAAGAATTGATCAATAAATCTTTCAACCCCACTAAATGATGGCATATTTCCTGTATCAATTGCTAAAGCTATATAAGATAATTTTTCAGCCTCAGTCATCATGAATTTCACATCTACTTCAGTTACTGCTTCATAAATACAATGTGTATTTACTAAAGATACTGCTTTTGGTACATTTGTTTCTTGTAAAATATAAGACATTAAGAAGTGCCAAATATCAACTAATTCAACATGAATATTATTCATATCTGGCTCAGAATTGATATTTTTCCAGTGTTTCCATGGAGTTGATTCAATTAATTCTGCAACTTCCATATGAATACATCTAAGCCAATTTATCTCTTTTCCAAACTTATTAATACCAAGCTCCCAGTTTTTACCATTAGTAGAGTCATTAAGCTTTTTTTGCAATAAGAACATCTCTTCTAATTTATGGGGAAAAGATGAAGCTTCATCTAAAAGCGTTGCTAAAGGTAAACACTCTTCAACTACATTATCTAAAGAAGAGGTACTAGGTAACTCTTTTTCTCCTTTTAACAAATGTAAAACTAGTGAAACAATATAAGGTACTTGATTTTTATCTTCCCAGTCTAAAACTTCATCAGATGTTACACCAGCATATTTTATAAAATCTTCCATAGTATTAAATCCTAAAGATTTAATACTCTCTTTAAACTCTTTATATAACAAAATTAAACTCCTAATTTAATGGTAATTTTACTGTAAATTTTGAACCTTTTACAGTATTTTCAACATAGATTTCTCCATTTGAATGCTTTTGTATAATTTGCTTACTCATATATAACCCCAATCCTGTTCCATTTTTATCATTTTTTGTTGAAAAGTATGGTTCAAAAATTTTATTTAGAATCTCTTCTTTTATTCCACCAGCATTATCTTCTAACTCAATTACTAGCTGGTCTTTTATTTCATAAGTTTTAATATCAATTACTCTTTCTTTTATATTCTTATCAATCATAGCATCAATAGAGTTTTTACAAAGGTTAATTAATACTTGTACAATTTCATTTAAGTATATTTCTAAAGAACTTTTAGAACTATTTACATAATTAACTCTTACTAAATTAACTCTAAATAAATAATCCAAGAAATCTATTGATTTTTTAACTACATTTTCAATATAAATACTCTCTTTTCTTTTATTAGGTTTAAAATAATCTCTAAAGTCATCAATTGTTTTAGACATATAATCTAACTGACCTACAACTTGCGATATAACCTCATTTAATAATTCATCACTAATTTCGCCATCAATCTCTTTAAGTAAAGAAAGCTTTTGAACTAATATTGAAACAGCTTGTAATGGCTGTCTCCATTGATGTGCAATCATAGATATCATTTCACCCATAGCAGCTGATTTAGATTGTTCTATTAATATACTTTGTTGCTTTTCAAACTCTATTTGTGCTGTTATATCTTGATAAACTGCATCAAAGCCAATTATTTCTCCTAAATTATCAAAATTGGGATGAATAGTTGCCTGTACCCAATAATAATTTCCATTTTTTTTACGATATTTTAACTTACCTTGCCATTTTTCATCAATTTTAATAGTTTTAAGTATTTTTTCCAATATATTTTTATTTTCATCATTATGTAAAATATTAATATAGTTTTTGCCAATCAATTCATAATTATTGTATCCAGAAATACTACAAAAAGCAGATGAGACTGAAGTTATAAAACCTTCTTTATCACACCTATTCATTAAAACATATTTATCTACAATATCAACTGATTTATTTAGAGCTTTTTCTATATCTTTAATTGATTTTGAATAAACATTTAATATTTGAGAAAATATTTGTTCAAAATAATCATTTATATCTTTTATTATTTCAAGTGAGTGATAATCATGTTTGTAACAATACTCTATTATAGAATTTTTAAAAGCAGAATAAACAATAAAAAGTTCATAAGATTTCAATTCATGTTTTTTTAGATACTTGATAAAATCAATTACTAATGTAGATACACCTGCTTGATTTTTATGTACTACACAATTAAAATAGTAATCCCATACAGCAATTGCATATCGCTTAATAATTATATCTTCATTTAATTTATGTATATCAATTAATTTTTTAAAGTTATCATCTTCTAGCCATAATTTTATAATTTTGATTTTTTCATCATTAATTTTTAGTATTATATTTTGTAAACTCATTTAAAATATTACTTTTGGTTTTTCAAAGTATAAAAATTACATGGATGACCACTACTATTTTTTACAACCATTGAAGGAATAGTTCGAGATTTAAACCCATAAGCTTTACAACCATGAGGTTTACTAGGTTCCCACGTAACAAAATAGTATAGACATTTTTGACAAATGATTCGATTATTCATGACAGAATTTTATCCTACTAACTTTAAATATTTACTTTACTTTGAATTGCTTTTGATAATGACAATATATCAACATTTTCTAGACTAACCCCAGTAGGAACACCTTGTGCTATTTTTGTAAAATTGATATCAAACTCTTTTAGTTTATCTTCGATATACAAAATAAACGCATCATTAGCAATAGAAGGGGTAATAGCAAATAGTATATTTTCAACTTTATTATCTTTTACAAGATTAATTAGCATACTTAAACTATTTTCATCTAGTTCTTCCATAACAAAATATTTTCCATCAAATTGTTTTGAATCTTCTATGATAAAAATATCTTTTGCACTTTGAACAATACATAATGTAGTTTCATCTCTACTATCATCTAAACAAAACTCACAAATTTCATGTTCACTCATAGAACCACACTTTGAACACTTAGTAATATTTTTTAAAGCATTTTCTATACTGTGAGCTATTTTTATTCCACAATAGTTATCATTCATAACAATATGATAAGCAAGTCTAAGAGCTGATTTCTTACCAATAGTAGGTAAAGATTCAAAAGCTTCAACTAATTCGTAAAATTTTTCAAGTCCTTTATTCATACGCGGATTATAGCAAACCTTTATATACTTTTAGATAAAATCGCGAATTATTCATACAAACATTTTTTTAAGGAGTTCTAATTTGACTGAAATAGACTATTATGAATTATTAGAAGTTAGTAAAGATGCAGATAAAAGCACGATAAAAAAAGCCTACAGAAAAATGGCTATGAAATACCATCCAGATAAAAATCCTGATGATTCAGAAGCTGAAGAAAGATTCAAAGCTGTAAATGAAGCATATCAAGTATTAAGTGATGAAGAAAAAAAATCAATTTATGATAGATACGGTAAAGCAGGACTTGAAGGTCATGGTCAAGGAGGAGGATTCTCTGGTGGTTTTGATGATTTAAGTTCAGTATTTGAAGAGATGTTTGGGGGAGCTTTCGGTGGAGGAGGTTCTAGAAGAAGACAAAGAAAATCATATAACTATAATTTAGACACAGCTGTGGATGTTGTTTTAGAATTTAATGAAGCAATATTTGGGTGTAAAAAAGAGATTGACTTTACTTATAAAACTGCTTGTAAACCTTGTAAAGGTACAGGAGCAAAAGATGGTAAAATGTCTACTTGTAAAACTTGTAATGGACAAGGTCAAGTGCATTCAAGACAAGGGTTTATGACATTTGCACAAACTTGTCCAACTTGTGGTGGTACTGGTCAAGCACCAAGTGCTTCATGTGACGCATGTGGTGGAACTGGGTATGATGAAGTAAAAGACTCCTTTAAAGTTGATATTCCTGAAGGTGTTAATGATGGGATGAGAATTAGAGTTTCAGGAAAAGGAAATATTTCACCTGAAGGTTCTAGAGGAGATTTATATTTACAAATAAGAGTTAAAGAGGATTCTCAATTTGTAAGACACGATGATGATATTTACGTAGAAGCTCCAATATTCTTTACTCAAGTAGCACTTGGAGCAAAAATAAAAGTTCCAGGTCTAAGAGGTGAACTTGAACTTGAAATTCCTAAAAATGCAAAAGATAAACAACAGTTTACTTTTAGGGGTGAAGGTGTAAAATCAGTTCAAGGATATGGTAAAGGTGATTTTATAGTACAAATCAAAATCGAATACCCTAAATCATTAAATGATGAACAAAAAGAGCTACTAGAAAAACTTCAAGAGAGTTTTGGTGTTGAAAGTAAACAACATGAAACTAACTTTGAATCAATGTTTGATAAAGTTAAAAAGTGGTTCTCTTAATCTTAAGGAAATAAGATGATAAAAATAGAATATGCTGGATTAAAACCTATGATAAGCCAACATGGGATTTCTTTTAAAGATGGGAAAGAAGATAAATATAAGTATTTAAAGTACGCAATTGATATTCTTGTTTCAATTGATCATCCACATATTTCAAAACAAAAATATTCTCATGTCTTAAATGATAAAAGATTATCTCCAAATGAGATAGTAGATATTTTAAAAAAACATCATCCTAATCTAGAAGAGACTTTAGATAAAGAAGTTTCTTCTTATTTGAAACATTTAGATAATGAAGAAAATGATGTATTAAATAGTACTTTAGAAGATATTGATAAAGAAGTATTTATTAATAATCTAAAAATCATGAGAGATTATAAAACTCAAAGAGCAAAAAATAAAATATTTTATTTTCATTGTATTCAAACAATTGCTAAAATTATTATAGAAAATAAAATAAAAAAAATAGAGACACCTTTTAATGAAAGGTTTTGGCATATTTTACAAACACTAGAAGGTGAGCTATCAAAAGATAAAATATCTTCAACTTTAGAATTAGATAACTCTAATGACACTACAAAAGCTGTTTTAAATGTAGCTATATATTAACTACAGTCAGCTTTTTTAGATAATATTTTTAATTCATCACAAGAAAAACCTGCTTTTTTTCTATCCTCAAAATTTAAGTCCATCTTTCTTTTTGTAGAACCAGGAAATACATCTTCAATAATTTCTAAATATGTACTATCATGTGGTAAGTTTTCTAAATCACATGCATATTTAAACCATCTATCACCCTTTGATACATGATCAACTTCTTCAATTAAAATTGTGTTTAAAGCATCTAATATTTTATCATTAAATTCATCTTTATTTGAATTTAACTTCTCCATAATTTTTGGATTTTGATCCAAGCCATTTGCTTCTAAATATCTTGGAACTGCTGCCATTCTTCTTAAAAACTCAGGTGTTTTTTCCATAGCTTCAAAAAGATTTTTGTGAACATCAAAATCTCCATACTTTCCACCAAGTTCATTTAGTAGTTTCTCCAACATTAAAAAGTGTCTTACTTCATCATTTGCTACTTCTAACCAATCTTCGTAATAATCTTTTGGTAAGTCTTTATATCTTAATGCTGCATCTAAAGCTAAATCAATTGCAGAATATTCAATATGTAAAATAGTATGTAATAAATACTTTTTACCTTCAATTGAATTGAAATTTTTGATTTTTGGTAAAGTTGTAGGTTTTACAATATTTAAAAAAGTTTCATATGATGGGTTTTGCATTTTATATGGAGTGTAGTCATTATTGAAAAAAAAGTTATTTTCTTTAAAGTTTTTATAAAAAACTTTAAATTTTGCTATTTTATCTTTGGGTTCATTTGATAATATAACCTCTTCTAAATTTGAAAAATAATCCATTCATAACCTTACTATTGATATAATAGTTATTATTTTAGCAAAAAGTAGGTTAATATGGATATAAAAGTACAAGCAATGGGTGATTATCAAACTAATTGTTATATCGTTACAATTGATGATAAAAATATAATTATAGATCCAGGAGTAGATGCGTTAAGATGGATTAAGAACAATGTAAAAAATCCAATAGCTGTTTTAAATACTCATGGTCACTTTGATCACGTATGGTCAAATCAAATTGTAAAAGAGACTTATAACATAAAACTTTATACTCCAATTGATGATGAATTTATGCTTGAAAAAGATCCTTATGGTATGGGAATGCCCCCTTCAACTCCTGATGTATTAATTCAACCAGACCAAGAAATTGAAATAGAAGGGATTAAAATAAAATTCCATCACTTCCCAGGTCATACCCCTGGATGTTCAGCCATTCAAATTGGTTCTCATTTGTTCACAGGTGATTTTATTTTTAAAGGAACTATAGGAAGATTTGACTTTCCTAATTCAAATGCTACGTTAATGAGACGTAGTTTAGATAAAATACTTAAATGGACTGAAGATTTCCACATTTACCCAGGTCATGGGGATAAAACGACTTTAAAAAGCGAAATTTCTACATTAAAACAGTGGCAATCATATATACAAGGATAAGAATGACTTTAAATTGTGAAAAAATAATTAATGAAAATGAAAAATTAAAATTATCAGACTTAGAAAAATCTTGTATAAATACTTTTGAATATCTAAATCTTCATCATAATGTCAATTTTCTAAAAATTAAAGCAGTAAGTAAAGAAAATGAGTTTATTTTTTTTGATAATATAAGCCATGACTTAAAGTTAATAGATATTTTAAAATTTAAACAAAATTGTGACACTGATATATTATTTGAATTTTATGCTAGTGATGATGAGAACAACAACATTGTTAAAAGTCATTTAAATAGTATAAAATTTTCATTACAAGTTTTTTCTCAATCTATTTTCAATAAATATATGGAAAAAACAATTGATGAGCTATCATTAGTAGATCATATAACAGGCGCTTATAATAGATGTTATTTACAAAATTATATCCAGGCAATTTTTAGTTTAGCAAATAGAGAACAAAAAAAAGTTGCTTTTGTAAAAATAGCAATTGATCAATTCAAAGCAGTTATTGATGAATTTGATTACTCAACAGGAGATAAAGTTTTAAAAACACTTTCTAGTTCTTTAAAGAAATCTGTTAGGGAATCAGACATAGTTATTAAAATTTCTAATGATGAATTTTTAGTAATACTTATGAATATAATTAATGAAGAAAATGCTACAATTGCGTCACAGAAACTTATTAATAATTTTAGTGAAGAGAAGGTTGTAGTTAATGAAGCTACAAATCAAGTCTTAATGAAAACAATTTGTACTGGTATATCTATTTATCCAGATGATGCAACAACATTAGATGAAATACTTAAAAAATCAGATATTGCATTATATGAAGCTCAAAATAGAGGAAGAGGACAGGTATTTAAATTTACTGAAGAAGAGACTCATACAATAGATTTTTTCTAAAGGTTTAAAATGAAAAATAATATTATAGAGCTTATAAAGTCATCTGGTTCAACAGGTGTAGAATTTGAAAGTATTTCTAAAATTTTTAGATTATATGAACAGTTAAAGTATGCAACTAATCTTAAACAAATTGCTCAAGATATTTATTTTTGGTTACATAATGAATTTAGAATAGATAATATGACTTTTACACTATTTGATATTAATAAAAATGAAAAAGAAAATATTTTAGTAGAAGGTGAAAGCTTTTATTTAGATGATGATTTTACAAACTTTTTTATTGTAAATACACATACAAGTTTAAATGCTACAATATCATTCAAAGCAATCTCAAAAGTTCATAATAGAATACTTCAAGATCAATATCACATAATTGATGGTGCTTTTGATTTAATTTCTCCAATTGTACAAAATGGTATTTTAAAGAAAAACTACGTCGAGTCTTCTTCAATTGATTCAGTTACAAATGTTTATAATAGAAACTATTTAGTGGAAACTCTTACAAGACATTTAAGCTTATCTAAAAACAAACAATCTCATATCTATTTTTTAATGATTGGAGTTGATCATTTTAAAGCAGTTATTGATGAGTTTGACCATGATATAGGTGATAAAGTACTAGTAGAGCTTGCTAAAACAATTCACTCAAATGTAAGTCAGTTTGATTTAGTTGGTAGATTAACAGGGGATGAATTTTTAGTTACTTTACTTAGTACTGAGTATGAGCATGAAGTTACATCACTTGCGCATAAAATAATATCTGATTTTGCACAAACTGAAATCCTTGTTAATGAAAATACTAAGCAAATCCTGAAAAAAACTATTTGTATAGGAATGGATAAGCATATAGTTAGTGATAAAGAAAGTATTAATGAGACAATAAAAAATGCAGATATAGCTTTATATGAAGCTAAAAATAAAGGTAGAAGTACTTTTTTTAATTATGAGGATTTAAGAGTAGAAGATACAATAGATTTATTTTAAACCTATTGTATTTTTCTAGCTTTCATATAAACTCTTTTTGGTGCTGGATAACCCTCAACCGTTTTAGTTGGA
This genomic interval carries:
- a CDS encoding GGDEF domain-containing protein; amino-acid sequence: MTLNCEKIINENEKLKLSDLEKSCINTFEYLNLHHNVNFLKIKAVSKENEFIFFDNISHDLKLIDILKFKQNCDTDILFEFYASDDENNNIVKSHLNSIKFSLQVFSQSIFNKYMEKTIDELSLVDHITGAYNRCYLQNYIQAIFSLANREQKKVAFVKIAIDQFKAVIDEFDYSTGDKVLKTLSSSLKKSVRESDIVIKISNDEFLVILMNIINEENATIASQKLINNFSEEKVVVNEATNQVLMKTICTGISIYPDDATTLDEILKKSDIALYEAQNRGRGQVFKFTEEETHTIDFF
- the dnaJ gene encoding molecular chaperone DnaJ; this encodes MTEIDYYELLEVSKDADKSTIKKAYRKMAMKYHPDKNPDDSEAEERFKAVNEAYQVLSDEEKKSIYDRYGKAGLEGHGQGGGFSGGFDDLSSVFEEMFGGAFGGGGSRRRQRKSYNYNLDTAVDVVLEFNEAIFGCKKEIDFTYKTACKPCKGTGAKDGKMSTCKTCNGQGQVHSRQGFMTFAQTCPTCGGTGQAPSASCDACGGTGYDEVKDSFKVDIPEGVNDGMRIRVSGKGNISPEGSRGDLYLQIRVKEDSQFVRHDDDIYVEAPIFFTQVALGAKIKVPGLRGELELEIPKNAKDKQQFTFRGEGVKSVQGYGKGDFIVQIKIEYPKSLNDEQKELLEKLQESFGVESKQHETNFESMFDKVKKWFS
- a CDS encoding gamma carbonic anhydrase family protein, translating into MILKFKEFYPQIHPTAWIAPSADVVGNVTIGENSSVWYGCVIRSDVNKVIIGKNTNVQDLSCIHTDVDSQTILGDNVTIGHKVMLHGCIVEDNCLIGMSATVLDNAVIGEGSIVGANSLVTAGKVFPPQSLIMGSPAKVVKTLTDEDREKLIKHAGHYVDYKNEYS
- a CDS encoding GGDEF domain-containing protein, coding for MKNNIIELIKSSGSTGVEFESISKIFRLYEQLKYATNLKQIAQDIYFWLHNEFRIDNMTFTLFDINKNEKENILVEGESFYLDDDFTNFFIVNTHTSLNATISFKAISKVHNRILQDQYHIIDGAFDLISPIVQNGILKKNYVESSSIDSVTNVYNRNYLVETLTRHLSLSKNKQSHIYFLMIGVDHFKAVIDEFDHDIGDKVLVELAKTIHSNVSQFDLVGRLTGDEFLVTLLSTEYEHEVTSLAHKIISDFAQTEILVNENTKQILKKTICIGMDKHIVSDKESINETIKNADIALYEAKNKGRSTFFNYEDLRVEDTIDLF
- a CDS encoding MBL fold metallo-hydrolase; translation: MDIKVQAMGDYQTNCYIVTIDDKNIIIDPGVDALRWIKNNVKNPIAVLNTHGHFDHVWSNQIVKETYNIKLYTPIDDEFMLEKDPYGMGMPPSTPDVLIQPDQEIEIEGIKIKFHHFPGHTPGCSAIQIGSHLFTGDFIFKGTIGRFDFPNSNATLMRRSLDKILKWTEDFHIYPGHGDKTTLKSEISTLKQWQSYIQG
- a CDS encoding PAS domain-containing sensor histidine kinase yields the protein MSLQNIILKINDEKIKIIKLWLEDDNFKKLIDIHKLNEDIIIKRYAIAVWDYYFNCVVHKNQAGVSTLVIDFIKYLKKHELKSYELFIVYSAFKNSIIEYCYKHDYHSLEIIKDINDYFEQIFSQILNVYSKSIKDIEKALNKSVDIVDKYVLMNRCDKEGFITSVSSAFCSISGYNNYELIGKNYINILHNDENKNILEKILKTIKIDEKWQGKLKYRKKNGNYYWVQATIHPNFDNLGEIIGFDAVYQDITAQIEFEKQQSILIEQSKSAAMGEMISMIAHQWRQPLQAVSILVQKLSLLKEIDGEISDELLNEVISQVVGQLDYMSKTIDDFRDYFKPNKRKESIYIENVVKKSIDFLDYLFRVNLVRVNYVNSSKSSLEIYLNEIVQVLINLCKNSIDAMIDKNIKERVIDIKTYEIKDQLVIELEDNAGGIKEEILNKIFEPYFSTKNDKNGTGLGLYMSKQIIQKHSNGEIYVENTVKGSKFTVKLPLN
- a CDS encoding ferritin-like domain-containing protein; the protein is MDYFSNLEEVILSNEPKDKIAKFKVFYKNFKENNFFFNNDYTPYKMQNPSYETFLNIVKPTTLPKIKNFNSIEGKKYLLHTILHIEYSAIDLALDAALRYKDLPKDYYEDWLEVANDEVRHFLMLEKLLNELGGKYGDFDVHKNLFEAMEKTPEFLRRMAAVPRYLEANGLDQNPKIMEKLNSNKDEFNDKILDALNTILIEEVDHVSKGDRWFKYACDLENLPHDSTYLEIIEDVFPGSTKRKMDLNFEDRKKAGFSCDELKILSKKADCS
- a CDS encoding dUTP diphosphatase, with amino-acid sequence MLYKEFKESIKSLGFNTMEDFIKYAGVTSDEVLDWEDKNQVPYIVSLVLHLLKGEKELPSTSSLDNVVEECLPLATLLDEASSFPHKLEEMFLLQKKLNDSTNGKNWELGINKFGKEINWLRCIHMEVAELIESTPWKHWKNINSEPDMNNIHVELVDIWHFLMSYILQETNVPKAVSLVNTHCIYEAVTEVDVKFMMTEAEKLSYIALAIDTGNMPSFSGVERFIDQFFRCCKISGLSFMWLQKLYIGKNCLNQFRQDHGYKEGTYIKQWNGKEDNVVMVDILEKMDDVSFDDLYSKLEDAYNSCK
- the recR gene encoding recombination mediator RecR codes for the protein MNKGLEKFYELVEAFESLPTIGKKSALRLAYHIVMNDNYCGIKIAHSIENALKNITKCSKCGSMSEHEICEFCLDDSRDETTLCIVQSAKDIFIIEDSKQFDGKYFVMEELDENSLSMLINLVKDNKVENILFAITPSIANDAFILYIEDKLKEFDINFTKIAQGVPTGVSLENVDILSLSKAIQSKVNI